The Lysinibacillus irui sequence CATCAATTATATGGAAAAGTGTATGTAATATACTACCCATTCCCCCAGTTCTGTTTTGCAGGAGTTCCTCTTCGCTCAACTCTTCACACCAACGAAACCAGTCTTCTCTTACCATCCAATTATATTTAAAAAATAATTGCAAAAAAACCCCTCCTAGTTGAAAAATAAAATACTAGCAAGTTATTATTTCGTCAAATGAGGGTAGGATTCCTTTTTCTCTCACATATGCTCTTACTCTTTCTGATCTTCCACGCCTGTTTAATTTAAAATCCAATTAGACCTTCCACAACTACATTTCGTTACCACAAAGTCCAATGGTAATCCCCTCATTTACATATAATTAAAAAGGGATATCTGGCAGCAAAAAACTACCGCACGCGCTGCTTGTTATCCCCCTTCATCGAAATTGATAGATTTATTCACTTTCAAAAGCTAGTACAGACTTTTAAAATTTGATATTATGATTAGCATTACTCGTATTTAGTATGTAATCCATGCACTGAATCATATCGTTAATACGTTGTTTTTTTGAGTTGTAATAACGGATGTTTGAACCTTCTCGAATACTTATGGCATCTTTAATAATATTGTGCCATCTTTCAGGTAATTTTTTTAAAGCATATTTACTTGCCTCAACTTTTGAAACAATTTCACGTTCTTGCAATGTATAAAATTGTCTTAGCATCCCTGTAATTGACCATTCAACTTCTAAATCAATTAATTTATTAGGTAACAGAATTGACATAGATTGATATTTTTTTCTAGCTTTCAATCTATTTGCCCAATAGGTGTTCATATTTTTTAATATGTAGTCATTTAGAATTTTGTCATTTACATTGAAGTCGTATGTATCTATACTTGTGCCTAAAATTGTTATTCCTTTATTTTTCAGAATCCACCAAGTAATGGGATTAACCCCTTCATTACTCCATTTAATTTTACCGTCATTTACGTATAAACAATTTTTTATCTCCGACTCGTCTTTTCCAACATCCTCAACTAATAAATAACATCCATCCATCACTGTTCCCTTATATTTTTGATTCAAAGCTTTATGCAGATTAGCTATTTCTTTCACATCTAATTCAGTTAAAGGTCTGTTTATCACTGCGATAAAATCAATATCACTAGAACCTTCGCTATACGCGTTAAGAGCAATTGAACCATGTAAATATAACCCTTCCAGTGTATTTGGAATTTGTTTATTCAATCGTGTAAGATATTCATTTAATATAGTTTGAACCAACATAGACACATTTGAGTTCAGAAAAATCCCCTTCTTCCTAGCATTGATATTTATAATATCAAAATAATGGAAGGTTTTCTAATTTCGATAATCCCCCCGAATGTAGATGAATGCTATTCCCTCTATCTGTATTTGTTAAGAAGGACTACAAAAGATGGTCGGTCGTTAGTCCTAACATTTAGCAATTAAACCTCATCTCATCGACCGACATCCGAGTTTATTTTTCTATGATAAGACATACTCTTAAATTTCATTAAAGCAATCGTTTACAATCATTAAGATGCTTCTTTACAAATCATTAATAAATTCCCATCTAAATCTTTGAATACAAAATAAAAATGATCCTGAATCTCTGTAACAAGTTCCACATGATTTTCCTGCATAAATTGATAAGCAGCCTCAATATCATTCGTTAAAAATTGAATGGCTGGAACTTGGTAAGTAGAAATATCACCATCCTCTTTTCTCCACTTTGGCATGGCATCTAATATTAATCCAGCCGTACCTTCCATCGGTACCACGAATACGTGTCCAAAATATTCTTCTCCTCCTTCCAATCCAAGAATTTTTCTGTACCATTCTTTTGCTTTCTCTAGGTTACGAACTGGAATAAACACACCACCGATTTGGTTTTTAATTGGTGTTCTGTAGTCAGGTGTAGTCATAATACTTCCTCCTTTAATGATGTAATACACTTTTAATTCGCTATTTTCTAATATACACCTTTCTAATTTTGAAAAATTCTTGTGCAACAAGCCTATACTTAGTTCAATCAGAAAAAAAGAACTGCATAGGCAAACTCTTTAAGTTATAATTAACGTCTTTCGTCTTCAATGTGTTATAATGCTTGTAACTGACTAGCCTAAACATAAGGGCATAAACCAATTCGAGCCGTAGCGTCTGTAAACGCTGCGGCTTTTATGTTTGTGGCAGTTTCAAAACAAAAGAAAAAGCCCCACTTCATTGCGCGTGTGACTCTTCTAGACCTCCTAATATTCACTTTTCAAAAGTGAAAAGATGACAAGATCAACATACTTCCCTTTTTCAAATTCATGCTGTCTTAAAACACCTTCTTTGGAGAAATTCAATTTTTCCACTAATCTTATTGATGATGTATTTTCCGGTTCAATTTTCGCCTCTATTTTATTGATTCCCATCGATGTAAAGGCAAAGTGTATTATCTCGCTTAAAGCCTCTTGCATCATACCCTTCCCCCAATAGTCAGGTCTTAAATCATACCCAATTTCTATACGGTTATGTTGTTTTTCATAATTCAAATAACCACATGTTCCAATCACTTTTTGAGACTTAGCGTCTTCGATTACCCATCTTAAGCCAATTTGTTCCTTGAAAATTTTATCGTACCAATTTACTTCATCTAATGCATCTGCCATTGAATCAAATACTTTTAACGGCATATACTTGACTACATTTTCATCGGAATAAAGCTCAAAAAGATCCTGGCAATCCTCAACGTTTCCTTTTCGTAAGATAAAGCGTTCTGTCTCTATTTTTGGAAAATCTTTAAATT is a genomic window containing:
- a CDS encoding aminoglycoside adenylyltransferase domain-containing protein, which encodes MNKQIPNTLEGLYLHGSIALNAYSEGSSDIDFIAVINRPLTELDVKEIANLHKALNQKYKGTVMDGCYLLVEDVGKDESEIKNCLYVNDGKIKWSNEGVNPITWWILKNKGITILGTSIDTYDFNVNDKILNDYILKNMNTYWANRLKARKKYQSMSILLPNKLIDLEVEWSITGMLRQFYTLQEREIVSKVEASKYALKKLPERWHNIIKDAISIREGSNIRYYNSKKQRINDMIQCMDYILNTSNANHNIKF
- a CDS encoding GNAT family N-acetyltransferase, coding for MGFEFKDFPKIETERFILRKGNVEDCQDLFELYSDENVVKYMPLKVFDSMADALDEVNWYDKIFKEQIGLRWVIEDAKSQKVIGTCGYLNYEKQHNRIEIGYDLRPDYWGKGMMQEALSEIIHFAFTSMGINKIEAKIEPENTSSIRLVEKLNFSKEGVLRQHEFEKGKYVDLVIFSLLKSEY
- a CDS encoding VOC family protein encodes the protein MTTPDYRTPIKNQIGGVFIPVRNLEKAKEWYRKILGLEGGEEYFGHVFVVPMEGTAGLILDAMPKWRKEDGDISTYQVPAIQFLTNDIEAAYQFMQENHVELVTEIQDHFYFVFKDLDGNLLMICKEAS